The following are encoded in a window of Patescibacteria group bacterium genomic DNA:
- a CDS encoding branched-chain amino acid ABC transporter permease: MSIFIQLLMNSVIAASIYALVALGFNLIYGTARFFNLAHGSMVLVGAYAVFFFSKQLGAPYPLGIFLGILIAGLIGVALDRGIYAHLRARKASNLVLLVASLGALTAIQAVLAMVFTSQFQTLTPIDWNYRIFSVAGGSITEVQLTALISAFVVYAALWVLLYRTAFGKAVRAISDDREVAQIIGIDTEKIIAWVFFLGSSIAGLAGVLSGLDTGIQPSMGMFLLLGGAIACIIGGIGNITGGLVGALILGLAENFGIWKLSGEWKGAISFALLILFLLWRPQGIMNVKK; the protein is encoded by the coding sequence ATGTCTATCTTCATACAACTGTTGATGAACAGCGTTATTGCCGCGTCAATCTATGCGCTTGTTGCTCTGGGGTTCAACCTTATCTATGGTACTGCCCGGTTTTTTAATCTTGCTCACGGGAGTATGGTGCTTGTTGGAGCGTATGCCGTTTTTTTCTTCAGTAAGCAGCTTGGAGCGCCCTATCCACTGGGGATATTTTTAGGAATTCTGATCGCAGGGCTTATCGGCGTGGCGCTTGATCGGGGCATCTATGCGCATTTGCGTGCCCGGAAAGCATCAAATCTTGTGCTGCTTGTTGCTTCACTGGGAGCGCTTACTGCAATTCAGGCAGTTCTCGCAATGGTGTTTACCAGCCAATTCCAAACACTCACCCCCATAGACTGGAACTACCGCATCTTTTCCGTTGCCGGCGGATCTATTACCGAAGTGCAACTAACCGCTCTCATAAGTGCATTTGTTGTCTATGCTGCTCTGTGGGTATTGCTGTACCGAACAGCATTTGGGAAAGCAGTGCGCGCTATCAGCGATGACCGCGAGGTTGCGCAGATTATCGGCATCGATACCGAAAAAATCATTGCATGGGTATTTTTTCTCGGTTCGAGTATTGCAGGTCTCGCCGGTGTTCTTTCGGGGCTCGATACCGGCATTCAGCCGTCCATGGGTATGTTCTTGCTGCTTGGCGGCGCCATTGCATGCATCATCGGAGGAATCGGGAATATCACCGGCGGCTTGGTCGGTGCGCTTATTTTGGGATTGGCGGAAAATTTCGGGATTTGGAAACTTTCCGGAGAATGGAAGGGTGCAATATCCTTTGCGCTGCTGATACTATTTCTTCTCTGGCGCCCGCAGGGAATCATGAATGTAAAAAAATAG